A region of the Burkholderia pyrrocinia genome:
GCGCTGACGCAACGCGATACACGCAACGGAACAGGAGACAGGCAGTTGAAAGTGCTCGTGGCAGTGAAACGCGTGGTCGACGCGAACGTGAAGGTCGGCGTGAAATCCGACCGGACCGGCGTCGACATCGCGAACGTGAAGATGTCGATGAACCCGTTCGACGAGATCGCGGTGGAAGAGGCCGTGCGGTTGAAGGAGGCCGGTGTCGCGACCGAAGTGATCGCCGTGTCGGTGGGCGTCGCGCAGGCGCAGGAAACGCTGCGTACGGCGCTCGCGATCGGCGCGGATCGCGCGATCCTCGTCGAATCGAATGAAGGCGTCGAGCCGCTTGGTGTCGCGAAGGTGCTGAAGGCGCTGGTCGACCGGGAGCAGCCTTCGCTCGTGATCCTCGGCAAGCAGGCGATCGACGACGATTCGAACCAGACCGGCCAGATGCTGGCTGCGCTCGCGGGCCTGCCGCAGGCGACGTTCGCATCGAAGGTGGTGATCGCCGACGGCCGCGCGACGGTTGCGCGCGAAGTCGACGGCGGCGCGGAAACGCTGTCGCTTCAACTGCCGGCCGTGGTGACCACGGACCTGCGTTTGAACGAGCCGCGCTACGTGACGCTGCCGAACATCATGAAGGCGAAGAAGAAGCCGCTGGAAGTCGTGAAACCCGATGACCTTGGCGTGGATGTGATGCCGCGCGTGAAGGTGCTCAAGGTGAACGAGCCGCCGAAGCGCGCGGCCGGCGTGAAGGTGCCGGACGTGCAGACGCTGGTCGGGAAGCTGAAGACCGAAGCCAGGGTGCTGTAACAGGGAACGCAACGAAATGACGATTCTGGTAATTGCGGAACACGACAATGCGTCGGTCAAGGCCGCGACGTTGAATGCCGTGGCAGCAGCGCAGGCGCTCGGCGCGGCCGGTGGTGGCGATATTCACGTGTTGATCGCGGGACACGGCGCGCAGGCGGCAGCCGATGCCGCGGCAAAGATCGCCGGTGTTTCGAAGGTGCTGCTGGCCGACGCGCCGCACTTGGCCGATGGTCTGGCCGAGAACGTCGAAGCGACCGCGCTGAACATCGCGAAGGACTACTCGCACATCCTCGCGCCGGCCACCGCGTACGGCAAGAACATCGCGCCGCGTATCGCCGCGAAGCTGGACGTCGCGCAGATTTCGGACATCACGGCGGTCGTTTCGGCCGATACGTTCGAGCGGCCAATCTACGC
Encoded here:
- a CDS encoding electron transfer flavoprotein subunit beta/FixA family protein, encoding MKVLVAVKRVVDANVKVGVKSDRTGVDIANVKMSMNPFDEIAVEEAVRLKEAGVATEVIAVSVGVAQAQETLRTALAIGADRAILVESNEGVEPLGVAKVLKALVDREQPSLVILGKQAIDDDSNQTGQMLAALAGLPQATFASKVVIADGRATVAREVDGGAETLSLQLPAVVTTDLRLNEPRYVTLPNIMKAKKKPLEVVKPDDLGVDVMPRVKVLKVNEPPKRAAGVKVPDVQTLVGKLKTEARVL